In Calothrix sp. PCC 7507, one DNA window encodes the following:
- a CDS encoding sugar O-acetyltransferase, with amino-acid sequence MKKTEKQKMLAGELYLADDPELVEDSKRASRLLGTYNSTTIEQQEQRQEILRELFGKIGKKATIVPPFHCDYGDNIYAGNKLYINYGCVILDCNIVHIGDNVLCGPCVQIYTAYHPTEPEIRLTGQELASPIKIGDNVWIGGNVVICPGVTIGNNTTIGAGSVVTKDIPENAIAAGNPCRIIRHLS; translated from the coding sequence ATGAAAAAAACAGAAAAGCAAAAGATGCTGGCTGGGGAGTTATATCTTGCCGATGATCCGGAATTAGTAGAAGATAGCAAGCGCGCCAGTCGTCTTTTAGGCACATACAATTCTACAACCATAGAACAGCAGGAACAGCGACAAGAAATTCTACGAGAATTGTTTGGCAAAATAGGCAAAAAAGCCACAATCGTCCCGCCATTTCACTGCGATTATGGTGATAATATTTATGCTGGCAACAAATTATATATAAACTATGGCTGTGTAATTTTAGATTGTAACATAGTTCATATCGGTGACAATGTTTTGTGTGGCCCTTGTGTGCAGATTTACACAGCCTACCACCCTACAGAACCAGAAATTCGTCTGACTGGTCAAGAACTCGCATCCCCAATTAAGATTGGGGATAATGTTTGGATTGGTGGCAATGTCGTTATTTGCCCTGGTGTCACAATCGGTAATAACACTACTATCGGTGCTGGGAGTGTAGTTACCAAAGATATACCCGAAAATGCGATCGCCGCAGGCAATCCCTGCCGCATTATCCGGCATTTATCTTAG
- a CDS encoding diguanylate cyclase domain-containing protein — protein sequence MFAQKILVVEDEKVLSSDIRNSLQNLGYSVSETTDSGENAIKTIAETNPHLVLIDICLAGEINGIHVVDIIQNHFHIPVLYLTEYSEDIRLHKKRLSEPFSYVLKPCAERDLKFAIEMALYKHKITQKVQAEKQRLASIIHSMGCAVVVTSASGCIQMMNPIAETLTGWKQNEAYGKDLADVVSLVDKDLDEVMENLATQAIKTGRVLNLPDNCTLISKDGKKIPIGDCVAPIRDADGSISGAVLVFQDITQRKQTEAELLRHACYDTLTGLPNRVLFLDRLRQTIERSKRRNDYRYAVLFLDLDGFKGINDRFGHGIGDDFLVAIARRLELSLRSGDTVARFGGDEFALLLEDIKDVTDATNVAKRIQETLGLPLNLNGHQVFPTASIGIALSGRDYEEPQNLLRDADIAMYRAKRQGKARYGIFS from the coding sequence ATGTTCGCCCAAAAAATCCTAGTTGTTGAGGATGAAAAAGTCCTATCATCAGATATAAGAAATAGTTTACAGAATTTGGGGTATTCGGTGTCAGAAACTACTGATTCTGGTGAGAATGCTATCAAAACAATAGCAGAAACTAATCCACATTTAGTATTAATTGATATCTGCTTGGCTGGGGAAATTAATGGTATACATGTAGTAGATATTATCCAGAATCATTTCCACATCCCAGTTTTATACCTAACTGAATATTCAGAAGATATAAGACTACACAAAAAGCGACTAAGCGAGCCTTTTAGTTACGTGCTTAAACCATGTGCTGAAAGAGACTTAAAATTTGCCATAGAGATGGCTCTCTATAAGCACAAAATTACACAGAAAGTGCAGGCTGAAAAACAGCGGTTAGCATCAATTATTCACAGTATGGGCTGTGCTGTAGTGGTGACATCGGCTAGTGGCTGTATCCAAATGATGAATCCAATTGCAGAAACACTCACAGGCTGGAAACAAAATGAAGCATACGGTAAAGATTTAGCAGATGTTGTCAGCTTAGTTGATAAAGATTTAGATGAAGTGATGGAGAATTTAGCCACACAAGCAATAAAAACTGGCCGGGTTTTGAATCTACCGGATAACTGTACGCTGATTAGCAAAGATGGTAAGAAAATACCTATTGGCGATTGCGTTGCCCCTATCCGTGATGCTGATGGTAGTATTAGTGGTGCAGTTTTAGTTTTTCAAGACATTACTCAACGTAAGCAGACAGAAGCGGAGCTGCTCCGCCATGCATGTTACGATACTTTGACTGGGTTGCCTAATCGAGTTTTATTTCTTGATCGGTTAAGGCAAACTATCGAACGGAGTAAGCGACGTAATGATTATCGCTACGCAGTTTTGTTTTTAGATTTAGATGGCTTTAAGGGGATTAACGATCGCTTTGGGCATGGAATTGGGGATGATTTCTTAGTAGCGATCGCCCGACGTTTAGAGTTAAGTTTACGCAGTGGTGATACCGTAGCACGATTTGGTGGCGATGAGTTTGCCCTATTATTAGAAGATATTAAAGACGTAACCGACGCTACTAATGTCGCCAAACGCATCCAAGAGACTCTAGGATTACCACTTAATTTGAATGGACATCAAGTATTTCCTACAGCCAGTATTGGGATTGCTTTGAGTGGACGTGATTATGAAGAACCACAAAATCTATTGCGGGATGCGGATATTGCTATGTACCGTGCTAAAAGACAGGGAAAAGCTCGTTATGGCATATTTTCCTAA
- a CDS encoding nucleoside hydrolase, with the protein MSKQFVLMDHDGGVDDYLATMLLLTIAHIELLGIVVTPADCYVQPAVSATRKILDLMGFSHIPVAESTVRGINPFPYLYRRDSFIVDHLPILNQSETINTPLVTETGQDFMVKMLREASEPVTLMVTGPLTTVAVALEKAPDIAAKIQKIVWMGGALNVPGNVEKNWEPGQDGSAEWNVYWDAVSAAEVWDTQIEIIMCPLDLTNNVPVTSDLVRKMGQQRHYPISDLAGQCYALVIPQDYYFWDVLATAYLGRPEFYQLREWETEIITTGTSQGRTQVVPNGRKIYAMDQVDKDAFYAYILQQWAR; encoded by the coding sequence ATGTCAAAACAATTTGTTTTAATGGATCACGATGGTGGTGTAGATGATTATCTAGCAACTATGCTGCTGTTGACGATCGCTCATATTGAACTTCTCGGTATTGTCGTTACTCCAGCTGATTGTTATGTGCAACCAGCAGTCAGTGCCACACGTAAAATATTAGACTTGATGGGATTTTCTCATATCCCAGTTGCCGAAAGCACAGTGCGAGGGATCAATCCCTTCCCTTATCTTTATCGCCGTGATTCATTTATTGTTGACCACTTACCCATTCTCAATCAAAGCGAAACAATTAATACACCTCTAGTTACCGAAACAGGTCAAGATTTTATGGTGAAGATGTTGCGCGAAGCATCTGAACCAGTGACGCTGATGGTAACTGGGCCTTTGACAACAGTAGCAGTTGCATTAGAAAAAGCCCCAGACATTGCAGCGAAGATTCAAAAAATTGTTTGGATGGGGGGTGCATTAAATGTCCCTGGTAACGTAGAAAAAAATTGGGAACCGGGACAAGATGGTTCCGCCGAATGGAATGTTTATTGGGACGCGGTTTCAGCGGCGGAGGTATGGGATACGCAGATTGAAATCATTATGTGTCCTCTGGATTTAACTAATAATGTGCCAGTCACATCAGATTTAGTGAGAAAAATGGGGCAACAACGTCACTATCCTATCTCTGATTTGGCGGGACAATGTTATGCACTGGTTATCCCCCAGGATTATTATTTTTGGGATGTCTTAGCGACTGCTTATCTAGGACGCCCAGAATTCTATCAATTACGCGAGTGGGAAACGGAAATTATTACTACTGGCACTAGTCAAGGACGCACTCAAGTAGTCCCTAATGGTAGGAAAATTTATGCTATGGATCAGGTAGATAAAGATGCTTTTTACGCTTACATTTTACAGCAATGGGCAAGATAA
- a CDS encoding calcium-binding protein — MPSVELDENREHRIKTEIIVDAEDKEERAMGWYDYLDDTLNFPFLANWTKKSRKTPSSPQTKKVEVLGMAPDDECLKDMVVEVVYPDGKDEDVFTAKLSEIEAIDTDDETLEALADWQYWLARGYKF, encoded by the coding sequence ATGCCTAGTGTTGAACTCGACGAAAACCGAGAGCATCGCATTAAAACAGAAATAATTGTTGATGCTGAAGACAAAGAAGAACGAGCTATGGGTTGGTACGACTACCTCGACGACACCCTAAATTTTCCCTTTTTGGCTAATTGGACAAAGAAGTCACGCAAAACACCATCATCACCTCAGACAAAAAAAGTCGAAGTGCTGGGAATGGCACCAGATGATGAGTGTTTAAAAGATATGGTTGTAGAAGTTGTCTATCCAGATGGTAAAGATGAAGATGTTTTTACGGCCAAGTTATCAGAAATAGAAGCTATTGATACTGATGACGAAACCCTAGAAGCACTAGCAGACTGGCAATATTGGCTGGCTAGAGGATACAAATTCTAA
- a CDS encoding nucleoside deaminase, translated as MDEFMQTAIQEAKQGRQEGGIPIGSVLVKDGKVLGKGHNKRVQDGDPITHAEIDCLRNAGRVGSYRGTTLYSTLMPCYLCAGAVVQFGIKKVIVGESRTFPGAKDFMVSHGVEVIDLGLDECEQIMSEFIETNPELWNEDIGK; from the coding sequence ATGGATGAGTTTATGCAAACTGCCATTCAAGAAGCCAAACAAGGTAGACAAGAAGGTGGAATTCCCATTGGTTCGGTTCTTGTCAAAGATGGGAAGGTTCTTGGCAAAGGACATAATAAGCGTGTGCAAGACGGTGATCCTATTACCCACGCTGAAATCGATTGTCTCCGCAATGCTGGTAGAGTTGGTAGCTACAGAGGCACAACACTCTATTCAACCTTAATGCCGTGCTATTTGTGTGCTGGGGCGGTTGTACAATTTGGGATCAAAAAAGTCATTGTTGGAGAATCAAGGACTTTTCCTGGTGCTAAAGATTTTATGGTATCTCACGGTGTAGAAGTAATTGATCTGGGACTTGATGAATGCGAACAGATCATGAGTGAGTTTATTGAGACTAATCCGGAACTTTGGAATGAGGATATTGGGAAGTAG
- the menD gene encoding 2-succinyl-5-enolpyruvyl-6-hydroxy-3-cyclohexene-1-carboxylic-acid synthase — translation MLFAYRNVNQLWAYILTETLKRLGLTYAVICPGSRSTPLAVAFAQQTPDIEAISILDERSAAFFALGQAKITGFPVVLVCTSGTAGANFYPAVIEARESRVPLLVLTTDRPPELRDCHSGQTIDQLKLYGSYPNWQTELALPSSDMGMLAYLRQTLIHAWERCQTPVGGPVHLNLPFRDPLAPVPDGTDLSYLQSQFDSEDFFASSPYPIPHSLYFGYAQYKFPVPQEWLQSDRGIIIAGVAQPQQPQEYCRAIAQLSQTLKWPVLAEGLSPVRNYANFNPDLISTYDQILRNPQLAKQLTPQMVIQVGDMPTSKELRTWINHTQPRRWVIDPSDQNLDPLHGKTTHLRIAVEQLVSGEAGSRLAVSVAEWEQACRERSRMGAGGVKSPSPPDYLQLWCSAEAKVRVAIDETMTTIEELVESKTAWLLSQTLPPGTPLFISNSMPVRDVEFFWKPNNLGVRSHFNRGANGIDGTLSTALGIAHRQQSSVMLTGDLALLHDTNGFLIRNKFVGHLTILLINNNGGGIFEMLPIAKFDPPFEEFFGTPQDIDFAQLCATYGVEHELITSWQQLQQQLNPLPTKGIRVLELRTNRKSDAKWRQENLSKFATDV, via the coding sequence ATGCTGTTCGCTTATAGGAATGTTAATCAACTTTGGGCTTACATCTTAACGGAGACGCTCAAGCGCCTAGGATTGACTTATGCCGTCATTTGTCCTGGTTCTCGCTCTACACCCTTAGCAGTCGCCTTTGCCCAACAAACACCCGATATTGAGGCGATTTCGATTCTCGATGAACGTTCCGCTGCTTTTTTTGCTTTAGGACAAGCTAAAATAACGGGATTTCCTGTAGTACTTGTTTGCACTTCTGGCACAGCAGGGGCGAACTTTTACCCAGCGGTAATTGAAGCTAGAGAAAGTCGCGTGCCACTTTTAGTATTAACTACCGATAGACCACCAGAATTAAGAGATTGCCATTCTGGGCAAACTATCGACCAGTTGAAATTATATGGTAGTTATCCCAATTGGCAAACAGAGTTAGCCTTACCCTCCTCAGATATGGGAATGCTAGCCTATTTGCGACAAACACTCATTCACGCATGGGAACGCTGCCAAACTCCTGTTGGGGGGCCAGTACATCTAAATTTACCGTTTCGTGACCCCCTAGCACCCGTTCCCGATGGCACTGACTTGAGTTATTTGCAGTCACAATTTGATTCAGAAGACTTTTTTGCATCCTCCCCATACCCAATTCCCCATTCCCTATACTTCGGCTACGCTCAGTACAAGTTCCCAGTTCCCCAAGAATGGTTACAATCTGACCGAGGGATCATCATTGCTGGTGTTGCCCAGCCACAGCAGCCACAGGAATATTGTAGAGCGATCGCCCAACTTTCCCAAACTCTCAAGTGGCCTGTACTCGCCGAGGGACTCTCCCCAGTCAGAAATTATGCCAACTTCAATCCTGATTTAATTTCCACCTACGACCAGATTTTGCGAAATCCGCAACTAGCAAAACAGCTAACACCTCAAATGGTTATTCAAGTAGGTGACATGCCAACAAGTAAAGAACTGCGTACCTGGATAAATCATACACAACCACGACGCTGGGTAATTGATCCTAGTGATCAAAATCTCGATCCCCTGCATGGGAAGACAACTCACCTGCGAATTGCGGTGGAACAGCTGGTTTCTGGGGAAGCAGGGAGCAGGCTTGCCGTGAGCGTAGCCGAATGGGAGCAGGCTTGCCGTGAGCGTAGCCGAATGGGAGCAGGGGGAGTAAAATCCCCCTCACCCCCAGACTATCTGCAACTGTGGTGTAGTGCTGAAGCTAAAGTGAGGGTGGCTATTGACGAAACCATGACGACAATCGAGGAGTTAGTGGAAAGTAAAACCGCCTGGTTGCTTTCCCAGACTTTACCGCCGGGAACGCCGTTATTTATCTCCAACAGTATGCCTGTGCGGGATGTGGAATTTTTCTGGAAACCGAATAATTTAGGAGTGCGATCGCATTTTAACCGAGGAGCAAATGGCATCGATGGTACACTATCCACAGCTTTAGGAATTGCCCACCGCCAGCAAAGTAGTGTCATGTTAACCGGAGATTTAGCGCTGTTACATGACACCAACGGTTTTTTAATCCGCAATAAATTTGTTGGACATCTGACAATTTTGTTAATTAATAACAACGGCGGCGGGATTTTTGAAATGTTACCCATTGCCAAATTTGACCCACCATTTGAAGAATTTTTTGGCACTCCCCAAGATATTGATTTTGCTCAGTTGTGTGCTACTTATGGCGTAGAGCATGAATTAATAACTTCTTGGCAGCAGTTACAGCAACAATTAAACCCTCTTCCAACTAAGGGAATTCGGGTTTTAGAGTTACGGACAAATCGCAAATCTGATGCTAAATGGCGACAGGAAAATTTAAGCAAGTTTGCTACAGATGTATAA
- a CDS encoding Uma2 family endonuclease — MVATTAAGSQGVILPNISWQTFETILAEMGDNRVTRLAYDHGTLEIMTPLMPHEHNKRLIEKLIDNLAEELNLNLKSTGSVTCKRPDLLRGVEPDSSFYIQNEPVMRNKQNLDLTQDPPPDLVIEVDYTSASVDRLPIYLALGVPEVWRYDELTMQIYHLSEGVYVPCNVSPTFANLPLTTEIPHFLAESLKNGEIPMIRSFRAWVKQQLEN, encoded by the coding sequence ATGGTGGCGACAACAGCGGCTGGTTCCCAAGGAGTTATACTGCCAAACATTAGTTGGCAAACCTTTGAAACAATTCTGGCAGAAATGGGGGATAATCGGGTCACGCGACTGGCTTATGACCACGGAACGCTGGAAATTATGACACCCTTAATGCCTCATGAGCATAATAAACGTCTCATAGAGAAACTGATTGATAATCTAGCCGAAGAACTCAATCTCAACCTGAAAAGCACAGGTTCAGTAACTTGTAAGCGTCCAGATTTGCTGCGGGGAGTGGAACCAGATTCGAGTTTTTATATCCAGAATGAACCCGTGATGCGAAATAAGCAAAATCTTGACTTGACGCAAGATCCACCACCAGATTTAGTGATTGAGGTAGACTACACCAGCGCTTCTGTTGACAGACTTCCTATTTATCTCGCCTTGGGTGTCCCAGAAGTGTGGCGCTATGACGAACTTACCATGCAGATTTATCACTTGAGTGAAGGTGTATATGTTCCCTGCAATGTTTCACCGACTTTTGCTAATCTCCCTCTAACGACCGAAATTCCTCATTTTCTAGCAGAAAGTCTCAAAAATGGCGAAATTCCTATGATTCGCTCATTTCGTGCTTGGGTAAAACAGCAATTAGAGAATTGA
- the menB gene encoding 1,4-dihydroxy-2-naphthoyl-CoA synthase has product MTINWQTAKTYEDILYQKTDGIAKITINRPHKRNAFRPKTVFELYDAFCDAREDTKIGVILFTGYGPHTDGKYAFCSGGDQSVRGHAGYVDDDGVPRLNVLDLQRLIRSLPKVVIALVAGYAIGGGHVLHLICDLTIAADNAIFGQTGPKVGSFDGGFGASYLARVVGQKKAREIWFLCRQYNAQQALDMGLVNCIVPVEKLEAEGIQWAQEILEKSPIAIRCLKAAFNADCDGQAGLQELAGNATLLYYMTQEGSEGKQAFLEKRPPNFRDFPWLP; this is encoded by the coding sequence ATGACAATCAACTGGCAAACTGCCAAAACCTACGAAGATATCCTGTATCAAAAAACAGATGGTATCGCCAAAATCACCATCAACCGTCCCCACAAACGTAACGCTTTCCGCCCCAAGACTGTCTTTGAACTCTACGATGCTTTTTGTGATGCTCGTGAAGATACGAAAATCGGCGTAATTTTATTTACTGGCTATGGTCCACACACTGATGGCAAATATGCTTTCTGTTCTGGTGGCGATCAAAGTGTGCGGGGACACGCGGGCTATGTAGATGATGATGGTGTGCCCCGCTTAAATGTGCTGGATTTACAACGGCTGATTCGTTCTTTACCAAAAGTAGTAATTGCCCTAGTAGCTGGGTATGCGATCGGTGGTGGACATGTCCTACATTTAATTTGTGACCTCACCATCGCCGCCGATAACGCCATTTTTGGACAAACCGGCCCCAAAGTTGGTAGTTTTGACGGTGGTTTTGGCGCAAGTTATCTCGCCCGTGTCGTTGGACAAAAAAAAGCCAGAGAAATTTGGTTTCTTTGTCGTCAATATAATGCCCAACAAGCACTAGATATGGGTTTAGTGAATTGCATTGTGCCAGTAGAAAAACTGGAAGCTGAAGGGATTCAATGGGCGCAAGAAATTTTAGAAAAAAGTCCTATTGCAATCCGCTGTCTCAAAGCCGCATTTAATGCAGATTGTGATGGACAAGCTGGTTTACAAGAACTGGCGGGGAATGCCACCCTACTTTATTACATGACGCAAGAAGGGTCTGAAGGCAAACAAGCTTTTCTGGAAAAACGGCCGCCAAATTTTCGTGACTTTCCTTGGCTACCCTAA
- the rbsK gene encoding ribokinase yields MTIIVFGSINIDLVATVPRLPVAGETLLGHNFVQVPGGKGANQAVAVARLGIPTHMVGRVGTDSFGTELIYNLFNSGVETENVSIDETASSGVAMIAVDDKGENQIIVVPGANGRVNQEDVERLSDLLPNSSALLLQFEIPIAAVVAAAKAAHQAGVQVILDPAPAQSHVPDELYPLVDIITPNEVEAGQLVGFSVDGEESAKKAAAVLLQRGVKCAIVKLGAKGVVCAIAKETFFIPPFPVHAVDTVAAGDAFNGGLAAALDQGLSLHQAVVWGAAAGALAATKPGAQTSLPHKSAFDAFLREQGVIKDEG; encoded by the coding sequence ATGACCATTATCGTCTTCGGCAGCATCAATATAGACTTAGTTGCTACTGTACCCCGCTTACCAGTTGCAGGAGAAACACTATTAGGGCATAACTTTGTTCAAGTTCCAGGTGGGAAAGGTGCAAATCAAGCTGTAGCAGTAGCACGGTTGGGAATTCCCACTCATATGGTAGGGCGTGTAGGTACAGATAGTTTTGGGACAGAATTAATTTACAATCTGTTTAACTCTGGCGTGGAGACGGAGAATGTTTCTATCGACGAAACTGCCAGTTCTGGAGTGGCGATGATCGCTGTCGATGACAAAGGTGAAAATCAAATTATTGTCGTTCCTGGTGCTAATGGGCGTGTCAATCAAGAAGACGTAGAGCGATTGTCTGATTTATTACCGAATAGCAGCGCATTGCTTTTACAATTTGAAATTCCCATTGCTGCTGTGGTGGCTGCTGCTAAAGCTGCACATCAAGCAGGTGTGCAAGTGATTCTCGACCCTGCGCCGGCACAATCTCATGTGCCAGATGAACTTTATCCATTAGTAGATATCATTACGCCGAATGAAGTGGAAGCGGGACAGTTGGTGGGTTTTTCCGTAGATGGGGAAGAGTCAGCAAAAAAAGCGGCAGCGGTTTTATTGCAGCGGGGCGTGAAATGTGCGATCGTTAAACTGGGCGCTAAAGGAGTTGTCTGTGCGATCGCTAAAGAAACTTTTTTTATCCCCCCATTCCCCGTCCATGCTGTTGACACAGTCGCTGCTGGCGACGCTTTTAATGGTGGTTTAGCCGCAGCCCTTGATCAAGGACTTTCTCTACATCAAGCAGTTGTTTGGGGTGCAGCAGCTGGCGCCTTAGCCGCTACAAAACCAGGCGCACAAACTTCTTTACCCCATAAGTCAGCTTTTGATGCATTTCTCCGGGAACAAGGCGTAATCAAGGATGAAGGATGA
- the folB gene encoding dihydroneopterin aldolase: protein MDCINLTGIRAYGYTGYLAEEQVLGQWFEVNLKLWLDLAAAGQTDAIADTLDYRSVISLVQHLVKTSKFALVERLAAAIADSILQQGDRITQVQVTLTKLAAPIPDFSGQISIELTRAKPNC from the coding sequence ATGGACTGTATTAATTTAACCGGAATTCGCGCCTATGGCTACACGGGTTATTTGGCTGAGGAACAGGTGCTAGGGCAATGGTTTGAGGTGAATCTCAAGTTATGGCTGGATCTGGCTGCTGCTGGTCAAACTGATGCGATCGCCGATACTCTGGATTATCGTAGCGTCATCAGCTTGGTACAACATCTGGTGAAGACATCTAAGTTTGCTTTGGTGGAACGTTTGGCGGCGGCGATCGCTGATTCTATTCTCCAACAGGGCGATCGCATCACACAAGTCCAAGTCACACTCACCAAACTCGCTGCGCCTATTCCCGACTTTAGCGGACAAATTAGCATTGAATTGACTAGAGCTAAACCCAATTGCTGA
- a CDS encoding WD40 repeat domain-containing serine/threonine-protein kinase, with protein sequence MSYCLNLNCWKPENPDSHKFCQNCGTKLIPLLKSRYQITKLIASGGLQRTYLAIDADRFNTQCFIKQFAPLSKIPANTDAFKKATMLFEQEARLLLELGQHPQIPSLLAYFEQDQYFYLVEEFVDGDNLLSELSQQGVFTEEKIQELLINLLAVIQFIHDRQVIHRDIKPENIIRCRSQGKFILIDFGVAQYLNSEIPDVSSAIFGTPGYASIEQMQGHKAAFADDLYSLGATCFHLLSGIHPYQLFIRYSHDWIPHWRQHLSHPVSVALGLIIDTLFRQKVTLGYQSAQDVIRDLQTQPHSISSIIPIIPALPTVPVVTSPAFHLPTTQIWRCIHTVTGDYGCNSIAISHDGQIFASSYHDKSIKIRNLYSGELRRILNEDSPSHFTISGLKISPDMQTIANFEGLVITGGSTNGVIKIRNVDTGKILHSLDCALAWGYDLKHFFFSPDSKLLTMSGGDEIYLWNLETGNRSLTLSHASSGWVHSLAFSPDGKILASGGGAAWRSWGSYEVGDPTIKLWNVSDGKLLSNLAGHSDSVLSIAFSSEILASGSADKTIKVWHFNSGVLLHTLTGHSAAVLSLAMSPDRKILASGSDDGTIKLWDISIGKLLYTLTGHADGVLSLAFLPEQNTLVSVCRDQTIKVWQYK encoded by the coding sequence ATGAGCTATTGCCTCAATCTCAATTGCTGGAAACCCGAAAATCCTGACAGTCATAAATTTTGCCAAAATTGCGGGACAAAACTGATACCCTTACTCAAAAGTCGCTATCAGATCACCAAATTAATTGCATCTGGGGGACTACAAAGAACTTATTTGGCAATAGACGCAGATAGATTTAATACTCAGTGCTTTATTAAGCAATTTGCGCCGCTATCAAAAATTCCAGCCAATACAGATGCTTTCAAGAAAGCAACTATGCTTTTTGAGCAAGAAGCACGGCTACTATTGGAACTGGGACAGCATCCTCAGATTCCCAGTCTTCTAGCCTACTTTGAGCAGGATCAGTATTTTTATCTCGTGGAAGAGTTTGTTGACGGAGACAATTTATTGTCAGAGTTGTCACAACAAGGAGTCTTCACCGAAGAAAAAATTCAAGAATTACTCATAAATTTGTTGGCTGTCATCCAATTTATCCACGATCGCCAGGTTATTCACAGAGACATCAAACCAGAGAATATCATTCGCTGCCGAAGTCAGGGTAAATTTATCTTGATTGATTTTGGTGTCGCGCAGTACTTAAACTCGGAAATACCAGATGTATCAAGTGCCATATTTGGTACACCAGGCTACGCATCAATTGAACAAATGCAAGGACACAAAGCTGCTTTTGCGGATGATCTCTACAGTTTAGGTGCGACTTGCTTTCATTTGCTGAGTGGTATTCACCCTTACCAGTTATTTATTAGATATAGCCATGACTGGATTCCCCATTGGCGACAACACTTGAGCCATCCTGTTAGTGTGGCGTTAGGCTTAATCATAGATACACTTTTCCGACAAAAAGTCACTCTAGGATACCAATCAGCACAGGATGTGATTAGAGATTTGCAAACTCAACCTCATTCTATTTCATCCATAATTCCTATAATTCCAGCATTACCAACTGTCCCAGTAGTTACATCACCTGCATTTCATCTCCCGACAACCCAAATTTGGAGGTGTATACATACTGTAACTGGAGATTATGGTTGCAATTCTATAGCTATCAGTCACGATGGACAAATCTTTGCTAGCAGCTATCATGACAAGTCAATCAAAATCCGGAATCTCTATAGTGGAGAATTGCGGCGGATCTTAAATGAAGATTCCCCAAGTCATTTCACAATTAGCGGACTCAAGATTAGTCCTGATATGCAAACTATCGCTAATTTTGAAGGTTTAGTGATAACTGGTGGTAGCACTAACGGCGTCATCAAGATTCGCAATGTAGATACAGGGAAAATTCTACATTCCCTTGATTGTGCTTTAGCTTGGGGTTATGATCTCAAACACTTTTTCTTCAGTCCTGATAGCAAGTTACTAACTATGTCTGGAGGTGACGAAATCTATCTGTGGAATCTGGAGACAGGAAACCGTTCTCTCACTCTTTCTCACGCCTCTTCAGGTTGGGTTCACAGCCTTGCTTTTAGTCCTGATGGAAAAATTTTGGCCAGTGGTGGCGGTGCTGCTTGGAGAAGTTGGGGCAGTTATGAAGTCGGCGATCCGACAATTAAGTTATGGAATGTGAGTGATGGTAAACTACTTAGCAATCTTGCCGGTCATTCAGATTCGGTTTTATCAATTGCTTTTAGCAGTGAAATTTTAGCTAGTGGTAGTGCTGATAAAACAATTAAAGTTTGGCATTTCAACAGTGGCGTATTGCTTCACACATTGACTGGACATTCAGCAGCAGTTCTATCTCTTGCTATGAGTCCTGATAGAAAAATCTTGGCTAGTGGTAGTGATGATGGGACGATCAAGCTCTGGGATATAAGTATAGGAAAACTGCTTTATACTCTTACTGGTCATGCAGATGGAGTTTTATCTCTGGCTTTTCTTCCTGAGCAAAACACCCTTGTTAGCGTTTGTCGGGATCAAACTATCAAGGTATGGCAATACAAATAA